In Methanobacterium paludis, the following proteins share a genomic window:
- a CDS encoding peptidoglycan-binding domain-containing protein, producing MFGRGGGTINRKITYTTALVLCVLFSALPFAGAADTQNIQNNNVNTCLNQSNVGTNAVTDNGLKIGATGNQVIELQKWLKNQGYYTGAIDGSFGQYTQQAVKLFQTDANITIDGWVSTQTENAMKTLTGTNPITNNNNTKTTTKSAANQTTTVASTQTAKTTKNTTATATTSANTKTTASTKTIAATSTSSKSVSTIAATAKTVTATAKCSCGALGNYLDHTVTFLNYCPECHKYGTLVWNPKGTAEGEWTCSACDADYCAADGNEKLAGHPTKLTLA from the coding sequence ATGTTCGGACGTGGAGGCGGTACAATTAATCGAAAAATTACATACACAACCGCATTAGTGTTGTGTGTACTGTTCAGTGCCTTACCATTTGCGGGGGCGGCTGACACTCAAAATATTCAAAATAATAATGTAAACACATGTTTAAACCAAAGCAATGTCGGAACAAACGCGGTTACCGACAACGGCCTAAAAATAGGTGCAACTGGAAACCAAGTAATCGAACTACAAAAATGGCTCAAAAACCAAGGATACTACACCGGAGCAATCGACGGATCCTTCGGCCAATACACACAACAAGCAGTAAAACTCTTCCAAACAGATGCTAACATAACAATCGACGGATGGGTATCAACACAAACAGAAAACGCAATGAAAACACTAACCGGAACAAACCCCATCACAAACAACAACAACACAAAAACAACAACAAAAAGTGCAGCAAACCAGACAACAACAGTAGCATCAACACAAACAGCAAAAACCACAAAAAACACAACAGCAACAGCTACAACCAGTGCAAACACAAAAACAACAGCAAGCACCAAAACTATTGCGGCTACAAGTACTTCTAGTAAATCTGTAAGTACAATTGCAGCTACTGCAAAAACTGTTACAGCTACTGCAAAATGTTCCTGCGGTGCATTAGGAAACTACTTAGACCACACTGTTACATTCTTGAATTATTGTCCTGAATGTCATAAATATGGTACACTTGTTTGGAACCCAAAAGGAACTGCAGAAGGTGAATGGACCTGCAGTGCTTGTGATGCTGATTACTGTGCAGCAGACGGTAATGAAAAATTAGCTGGTCATCCAACCAAATTAACGCTAGCTTAA
- a CDS encoding TIGR04083 family peptide-modifying radical SAM enzyme, producing MAFHVMLIPTLGCPSNCSYCWSSEEGSELMSIETVEEVVKWLENFRDEPVTFTFHGGEPLLAGYDFYKRALPLLTESLSHLKPALALQTNLWNLTDEMAELFHEYGIPIGSSIDGPKDLNDLQRGEGYFEKTMKGYKIAKAHDLKVSFISTITSHSVNFKEDIFNFFLNDGLTLKLHPALPSLRDSNPEKMALAPEDYGKLLIYLLDKYLENIDDITVMNIDNLCKCVFLRRGTVCTYVDCMGDTFAVGPDGSIYPCYRFVGMPEYVMGNVRDHPTVEDLAKSAPAKLLEEYKNYVDQECSGCHYIKFCRGGCPYNAITPNKGEINGVDPHCTAYKMIFKEITDRANKEFLSSPAMGMFGASKSKEQDSKPSIMSLMLKRS from the coding sequence ATGGCTTTTCATGTAATGCTAATTCCTACATTGGGCTGTCCTTCTAACTGCAGTTACTGCTGGAGTTCTGAGGAAGGTTCTGAATTAATGAGTATTGAAACTGTTGAAGAAGTTGTTAAATGGCTTGAAAACTTCCGAGATGAACCTGTTACCTTTACGTTCCATGGTGGAGAACCACTTTTAGCGGGTTATGATTTCTACAAAAGGGCTTTGCCTTTATTAACAGAAAGTTTGAGCCATCTTAAACCGGCTCTTGCTCTTCAAACCAATTTATGGAACCTCACAGATGAGATGGCTGAACTTTTCCATGAGTACGGTATTCCCATAGGTTCAAGTATAGATGGTCCCAAGGATTTAAACGACCTTCAAAGGGGAGAAGGGTATTTTGAGAAAACCATGAAAGGTTACAAAATTGCAAAAGCCCATGATCTGAAGGTGAGCTTCATATCCACCATCACATCTCACTCTGTAAATTTTAAGGAAGATATTTTCAATTTTTTCCTCAATGATGGTTTAACCCTTAAATTACACCCCGCTTTACCCTCATTACGTGATTCCAATCCCGAAAAGATGGCACTTGCTCCTGAAGATTATGGGAAATTGTTAATTTATCTTCTGGACAAATATCTGGAGAACATAGATGATATAACGGTTATGAACATTGACAACCTTTGTAAATGTGTTTTCCTCCGCAGAGGCACAGTCTGCACTTATGTTGATTGTATGGGTGATACATTTGCTGTAGGGCCTGACGGCAGTATTTATCCATGTTACCGTTTTGTTGGAATGCCAGAGTATGTTATGGGCAACGTTCGAGACCATCCAACAGTTGAAGACCTTGCAAAGTCGGCTCCAGCAAAGTTACTTGAAGAGTATAAAAACTACGTTGACCAGGAATGCTCCGGGTGCCACTACATAAAATTCTGCAGAGGAGGATGTCCTTACAACGCGATAACTCCCAATAAAGGAGAAATTAACGGTGTAGATCCACATTGTACGGCTTATAAAATGATATTCAAAGAGATTACAGACCGTGCAAATAAAGAGTTTTTATCATCCCCTGCCATGGGGATGTTTGGTGCTTCTAAATCCAAAGAACAAGACTCAAAACCAAGCATAATGTCTTTAATGCTTAAACGTTCATAG
- a CDS encoding 4Fe-4S binding protein: MIVKEWCMYCGECAGVCPRTLIEVQETNLIFNKEGCKDCQICIQVCPVQALVKEE; the protein is encoded by the coding sequence ATGATAGTTAAGGAATGGTGCATGTATTGTGGGGAATGTGCAGGTGTATGCCCCCGCACATTAATCGAAGTCCAAGAGACAAATTTAATATTCAACAAAGAAGGATGTAAAGACTGCCAGATATGCATACAAGTATGTCCAGTGCAGGCTTTAGTCAAAGAAGAGTAA
- a CDS encoding flavin reductase family protein has product MKKSVGAKTIVYPTPAFVVGTYDKAGKPDVMTAAWGGISSSNPPCVSISLQKVRYTYENIVEREAFTISIPSEEYVKETDYFGIVSGKKEDKLSTSGLTAVKSEIVDAPYVEEFPLVLECKLVHKIDLGMHTQFTGEIIDVKVDESYVDAKGLPDITKIKPFFYDPAGRSYYGVGKNLGQAFNIGKEIK; this is encoded by the coding sequence ATGAAAAAATCTGTAGGAGCTAAAACTATAGTTTATCCAACACCTGCTTTTGTTGTGGGTACATATGATAAAGCAGGAAAACCTGATGTTATGACAGCTGCATGGGGAGGTATTTCAAGCTCAAATCCGCCATGTGTTTCGATTTCACTGCAAAAAGTAAGGTACACTTACGAAAATATTGTGGAAAGGGAAGCTTTTACCATAAGCATTCCTTCAGAGGAATACGTCAAGGAAACAGATTACTTTGGAATCGTATCCGGAAAAAAGGAGGATAAACTTTCTACCAGCGGACTCACAGCTGTTAAAAGCGAAATTGTAGATGCACCTTACGTTGAAGAATTCCCACTTGTACTTGAGTGCAAACTGGTCCATAAGATCGATTTAGGAATGCACACCCAGTTTACAGGAGAAATAATTGATGTTAAGGTTGATGAAAGTTATGTTGATGCAAAGGGACTTCCAGATATAACCAAAATAAAACCGTTCTTCTACGACCCTGCAGGCAGGTCTTACTATGGAGTTGGTAAAAACCTTGGACAGGCATTCAACATTGGAAAAGAGATTAAATAA